A window of Flavobacterium flavigenum contains these coding sequences:
- a CDS encoding thiol-disulfide oxidoreductase DCC family protein, whose product MEVRSEIASYLAITAGNKKIILFDGVCNLCNSAVQFIIKHDNKDVFRFVALQSDLGKEICTYIGVDQTKIGSIILYHQGIAYYYKSSAAIEIANELAGIYSLISIFKIFPEKLRNYIYDYIAGNRYKWYGKKESCMIPTPELKTKFL is encoded by the coding sequence ATGGAAGTACGTAGTGAGATTGCCTCGTACCTTGCAATTACTGCCGGGAATAAAAAAATAATCCTCTTTGACGGAGTCTGCAACTTATGTAACTCTGCCGTGCAATTCATAATCAAGCACGATAATAAAGATGTTTTTAGGTTTGTGGCTTTGCAATCTGATTTAGGAAAAGAGATTTGTACTTATATAGGTGTCGACCAAACTAAAATTGGCAGTATCATTTTATATCATCAGGGAATTGCTTACTACTATAAATCTTCAGCTGCTATTGAGATCGCAAACGAATTAGCAGGGATTTACAGTTTAATTTCTATTTTTAAAATTTTTCCGGAAAAACTTCGAAATTACATTTACGATTATATTGCCGGAAACCGTTACAAATGGTATGGCAAAAAAGAAAGCTGTATGATTCCTACTCCGGAACTGAAGACTAAGTTTCTTTAG
- the ettA gene encoding energy-dependent translational throttle protein EttA gives MSDDKKVIFSMQKLSKTYQGADKPVLKNIYLSFFYGAKIGILGLNGSGKSSLLKIIAGVDKNYQGDVVFQPGYTVGYLEQEPILDDSKTVLEIVQEGAAETMAVLKEYNDINDLFGLEENYSDPDKMDKLMDRQAALQDKIDALGAWEIDTKLEIAMDALRTPEGDTPIKNLSGGERRRVALCRLLLQQPDVLLLDEPTNHLDAESVLWLEQHLAQYSGTVIAVTHDRYFLDNVAGWILELDRGEGIPWKGNYSSWLDQKSNRMAQEEKVASKRRKTLERELDWVRQGAKGRQTKQKARLQNYDKLLNEDQKQLDENLEIYIPNGPRLGTNVIEAKNVAKAFGDKLLYDNLNFTLPQAGIVGIIGPNGAGKSTIFKMIMGEQQTDSGEFLVGETVKIAYVDQSHSNIDPNKSIWENFADGQELIMMGGKQVNSRAYLSRFNFGGGEQNKKVSMLSGGERNRLHLAMTLKEEGNVLLLDEPTNDLDVNTLRALEEGLENFAGCAVIISHDRWFLDRICTHILAFEGDSEVYFFEGSFSDYEENKKKRLGGDLTPKRLKYRKLIR, from the coding sequence ATGTCAGACGATAAGAAAGTAATTTTCTCAATGCAGAAATTGAGCAAAACCTATCAGGGAGCAGACAAGCCGGTCCTTAAGAATATTTATTTGAGTTTCTTTTACGGAGCTAAAATTGGTATTTTGGGTCTTAACGGTTCAGGAAAATCTTCTCTTTTAAAAATTATTGCAGGTGTAGATAAAAACTATCAGGGAGATGTCGTTTTCCAGCCAGGATACACTGTTGGATATTTGGAGCAGGAACCAATTTTGGATGATTCTAAAACTGTTTTAGAAATTGTTCAGGAAGGAGCCGCCGAAACAATGGCTGTTCTTAAAGAATATAATGACATCAATGATTTGTTTGGTCTTGAAGAAAACTACTCAGATCCAGACAAAATGGACAAACTGATGGATCGTCAGGCAGCTTTGCAAGACAAAATTGATGCTCTTGGTGCCTGGGAAATCGATACCAAACTTGAAATCGCAATGGATGCTTTACGTACTCCGGAAGGGGATACACCAATCAAAAACCTTTCAGGAGGTGAGCGTCGTCGTGTAGCTTTATGTCGTTTGTTGTTGCAACAGCCGGATGTTTTGCTTCTGGATGAGCCTACCAACCACTTGGATGCTGAGTCAGTTCTTTGGTTAGAGCAGCATTTAGCGCAATATTCAGGAACTGTAATTGCTGTAACGCACGACCGTTACTTCCTTGATAATGTAGCAGGTTGGATTTTGGAGCTGGATAGAGGAGAAGGTATTCCGTGGAAAGGTAATTATTCTTCATGGTTAGATCAAAAATCAAACCGTATGGCTCAGGAAGAAAAAGTAGCTTCTAAACGTAGAAAAACTTTAGAGCGTGAGCTTGACTGGGTTCGTCAGGGAGCAAAAGGTCGTCAGACCAAACAAAAAGCGCGTTTACAGAACTACGATAAATTATTAAACGAAGACCAAAAACAATTAGATGAGAACTTGGAAATCTACATTCCAAATGGTCCACGTTTAGGAACAAATGTTATTGAAGCTAAAAATGTAGCGAAAGCGTTTGGAGATAAATTATTGTATGATAATTTGAACTTCACATTGCCACAAGCCGGAATTGTTGGAATTATCGGACCAAACGGTGCAGGTAAATCTACCATTTTCAAAATGATTATGGGAGAGCAGCAAACCGATAGCGGGGAATTTTTGGTTGGGGAAACGGTAAAAATCGCTTATGTAGACCAGTCACACTCTAATATTGATCCGAATAAATCTATCTGGGAAAACTTTGCAGATGGTCAGGAATTAATTATGATGGGAGGAAAGCAGGTAAATTCAAGAGCATATTTATCACGTTTCAACTTTGGAGGTGGTGAGCAAAACAAAAAAGTGTCAATGCTTTCTGGTGGAGAACGTAACAGACTTCATTTAGCAATGACATTAAAAGAAGAAGGAAACGTACTTTTGCTGGATGAGCCTACAAACGACCTTGACGTAAATACGCTTCGAGCACTTGAAGAAGGTTTGGAGAATTTTGCCGGTTGTGCTGTAATTATTTCGCACGACAGATGGTTCTTAGACAGGATTTGTACACACATCTTAGCTTTTGAAGGAGATTCTGAAGTGTATTTCTTCGAAGGAAGTTTCTCTGACTATGAAGAAAACAAGAAGAAACGTCTTGGCGGTGATTTAACTCCAAAACGTTTGAAATATAGAAAATTGATTAGATAG
- a CDS encoding OmpA/MotB family protein encodes MRKIAIALTVLMALTSCVSKKKYAELEAKNKETQDLLNSCTVKLNACLEEKAGLAATAASYKEHNQDLINSSKDLTVLTTKGAENLEKSLESLKEKDLKISRLQDALTKKDSVTLALVTSLKGAVGINDPDIEINVEKGVVFISIADKLLFKSGSYDVTDKAKSVLAKVAKVVNDKPDFECMVEGHTDNVPYKSNGILLDNWDLSVKRSTSIVRVLTNDLGVNPAKLIAAGRSSYIPLVPNDTAENKGKNRRTRIVVMPKIDQFYDMIEKEMKKQQQ; translated from the coding sequence ATGAGAAAAATAGCAATTGCTTTAACAGTCCTTATGGCTCTAACATCGTGTGTTTCTAAAAAGAAATATGCCGAATTGGAAGCTAAAAACAAAGAAACTCAAGACCTTTTAAATTCATGCACGGTTAAACTGAATGCCTGCCTTGAAGAAAAAGCTGGTCTGGCTGCCACAGCTGCAAGCTATAAAGAGCACAATCAGGATTTAATCAACAGTTCTAAAGACTTAACCGTTTTAACTACAAAAGGAGCTGAAAATCTTGAGAAATCATTAGAAAGCTTAAAAGAAAAAGATCTTAAAATATCAAGACTTCAGGACGCTCTTACTAAAAAAGACAGTGTAACATTAGCATTGGTTACAAGTTTAAAAGGAGCTGTTGGAATCAATGATCCGGATATCGAAATCAACGTTGAAAAAGGAGTTGTATTTATTTCTATCGCTGACAAATTATTATTTAAAAGTGGAAGCTATGATGTAACTGATAAAGCAAAATCAGTTTTAGCAAAAGTAGCAAAAGTAGTAAACGACAAACCTGATTTTGAGTGTATGGTTGAAGGTCATACAGATAACGTTCCTTATAAAAGCAACGGAATTTTGTTAGACAACTGGGATTTAAGTGTGAAACGTTCTACTTCTATTGTTAGAGTATTGACAAACGATTTAGGAGTAAATCCGGCTAAATTAATTGCAGCAGGTAGAAGCTCTTATATTCCTTTGGTACCAAATGATACTGCTGAAAACAAAGGTAAAAACAGAAGAACCCGTATTGTTGTTATGCCAAAAATCGATCAGTTCTATGATATGATTGAAAAAGAAATGAAAAAACAACAGCAATAA
- a CDS encoding L-threonylcarbamoyladenylate synthase, protein MAEFIKIYPDKPSEAAIAKVVKVLQNGGLVIYPTDTVYGLGCDITNSRALEKIAKIKGVKLEKANFSFICHDLSNLSDYVRQIDTSTFKILKRALPGPYTFILPGNNNLPKEFKKKTTVGIRVPDNNIILEIVRQLGNPVVSTSIRDEDDVIEYTTDPELIFEKWQNLVDMVIDGGYGDNVGSTIIDLSEHEPVIVREGKGDIDIL, encoded by the coding sequence ATGGCAGAATTTATAAAAATATACCCCGACAAACCCAGTGAAGCTGCAATTGCAAAAGTGGTTAAAGTACTTCAGAATGGTGGCTTAGTTATTTATCCAACAGATACTGTTTATGGTCTGGGTTGCGATATAACTAATTCAAGGGCTTTAGAAAAAATTGCAAAAATTAAGGGAGTTAAATTAGAAAAAGCGAATTTCTCTTTTATCTGTCATGACCTGAGTAATTTATCAGATTACGTGAGACAGATTGATACTTCTACTTTTAAAATATTAAAAAGAGCATTGCCAGGTCCTTATACGTTTATTTTGCCAGGTAATAATAATTTGCCTAAAGAGTTTAAAAAGAAAACAACTGTAGGGATACGTGTTCCTGATAACAATATTATTCTCGAAATTGTACGGCAATTAGGGAATCCTGTTGTTTCAACATCAATACGGGATGAAGATGATGTGATTGAATACACTACTGATCCTGAATTGATTTTTGAGAAATGGCAAAATCTTGTTGATATGGTGATTGATGGAGGTTATGGAGATAATGTTGGTTCTACCATCATAGATCTGTCCGAACATGAGCCGGTAATTGTAAGAGAAGGAAAAGGAGATATTGATATTTTGTAA
- the holA gene encoding DNA polymerase III subunit delta encodes MDEVVKIVNDIKAGNIKPIYFLMGEEPYYIDKLSEYIEQNVLSEEEKGFNQTVLYGRDVSVEDIVSTAKRYPMMADRQVVIVKEAQDLSRTIDKIESYVNNPMDTTVLVFCYKYKTLDKRKKVTKLLAQNGIVYESKKLYENQVGDWIKRVLAGKKYTIDPKANAMLVEFLGTDLSKINNELEKLQIILPQGTMITPQHIEENIGFSKDYNVFELRKAIGERNQLRAYKIAENFAHNPKEYPLVMTTGLVFGFFVQLLKYHGLKDKNPKNVAAAIGVNPYFLKEYDLAVKNYPMRKVSQIVGALRDVDLKSKGVGANALPQSDLLKEMLYKIFN; translated from the coding sequence ATGGACGAAGTTGTAAAAATTGTTAATGATATAAAAGCGGGAAATATAAAGCCAATTTATTTTTTAATGGGTGAAGAACCATATTACATTGATAAATTATCCGAATATATTGAGCAGAATGTCCTTTCAGAAGAAGAAAAAGGATTTAATCAGACGGTTTTATACGGAAGGGATGTTTCTGTAGAAGATATCGTTTCAACTGCAAAACGATATCCAATGATGGCAGACCGTCAGGTTGTTATTGTAAAAGAGGCTCAGGATTTATCAAGAACAATTGATAAAATTGAATCGTATGTCAATAATCCAATGGATACAACGGTTTTGGTTTTTTGTTATAAATACAAAACACTTGATAAACGTAAAAAAGTGACTAAATTATTAGCGCAAAACGGAATCGTATATGAAAGTAAAAAATTATACGAAAATCAGGTAGGAGACTGGATTAAACGTGTTCTTGCCGGAAAAAAATATACCATCGATCCGAAAGCAAATGCCATGTTGGTAGAGTTTTTAGGGACTGATTTGAGTAAAATTAATAATGAATTAGAGAAATTACAGATTATTTTACCTCAGGGTACAATGATTACGCCTCAGCATATTGAGGAAAATATTGGTTTCAGCAAAGATTATAACGTTTTTGAACTTCGAAAAGCAATTGGTGAACGTAATCAATTAAGAGCTTATAAAATCGCAGAAAATTTTGCTCATAATCCAAAAGAATATCCACTTGTAATGACAACCGGATTAGTTTTTGGATTTTTCGTACAGCTTTTAAAATACCATGGACTGAAAGATAAAAATCCTAAAAATGTAGCTGCAGCAATTGGTGTAAACCCTTATTTTTTAAAAGAATATGATTTAGCTGTAAAGAACTATCCAATGCGAAAAGTGAGTCAGATTGTAGGGGCTCTAAGAGATGTTGATTTAAAAAGTAAAGGTGTAGGTGCTAATGCTTTACCTCAATCTGATCTGCTAAAAGAAATGCTGTATAAAATTTTTAATTAA
- a CDS encoding glycosyltransferase family 2 protein: MDKIAVVILNWNGIKLLEQFLPSVIQFSPDAAIYVADNASTDDSVNFVQQHFPIVKIIKNTGNHGFAKGYNDALKEVNAEIYALVNSDIEVTENWLKPIIETFEAEKQTAIIQPKILDFKNKEYFEYAGAAGGFVDKYGYPFCRGRIFDTIEKDNGQYDDNCEIFWASGACFFIRKEVYDELEGFDESFFAHQEEIDLCWRTSNEGHIIKYNPKSVVYHVGGATLQQGNPKKTYLNFRNSLLMLVKNLPKRKLFFIILFRMILDGIAGMRFLTQGKIKHTLAVLHAHFSFYCMSVSYLKKRKDFQIQKYYTVKSIVFIYYIKKLTFFKEIFNTNQNIKN, translated from the coding sequence TTGGATAAAATTGCTGTTGTCATTTTAAATTGGAATGGAATAAAGTTATTAGAACAATTTTTGCCATCAGTAATTCAATTTTCTCCCGATGCTGCTATATATGTAGCCGATAATGCTTCAACAGATGATTCTGTAAATTTTGTCCAGCAGCACTTCCCAATCGTAAAAATCATTAAAAATACTGGTAACCATGGTTTTGCCAAGGGCTATAATGATGCTTTGAAAGAGGTTAATGCTGAAATTTATGCTTTAGTCAATTCGGATATTGAAGTAACAGAAAACTGGCTTAAACCCATAATTGAAACTTTTGAAGCAGAAAAACAAACTGCTATTATACAGCCCAAAATCCTTGATTTTAAGAATAAAGAATATTTTGAATATGCAGGAGCTGCAGGTGGTTTTGTTGATAAATATGGATATCCATTTTGCAGAGGGCGTATTTTTGATACTATAGAGAAAGATAATGGACAGTATGATGACAATTGCGAAATATTCTGGGCTTCGGGGGCTTGTTTCTTTATCAGAAAAGAAGTTTACGATGAACTGGAAGGATTTGATGAATCGTTTTTTGCACATCAGGAAGAAATTGATCTATGCTGGCGTACATCAAATGAGGGCCATATCATTAAATACAATCCTAAATCTGTTGTTTATCATGTTGGAGGGGCAACTTTGCAACAGGGTAACCCAAAAAAAACGTATTTGAATTTTAGAAATTCACTTTTGATGCTAGTAAAAAATCTTCCCAAAAGAAAATTGTTTTTTATTATTTTATTCAGAATGATCTTAGATGGCATTGCCGGAATGCGATTTTTAACACAAGGAAAAATTAAACATACGCTTGCTGTTTTACATGCGCATTTTTCATTTTACTGCATGTCAGTATCTTATCTAAAAAAGAGGAAAGATTTTCAAATACAGAAATACTACACAGTAAAAAGTATCGTTTTCATATATTATATAAAGAAATTGACTTTTTTTAAAGAAATCTTTAACACTAATCAAAATATTAAGAATTAA
- a CDS encoding type I restriction enzyme HsdR N-terminal domain-containing protein produces the protein MQRLNFPIYNFRFKNNENKVSIFDEIRKKFIILTPEEWVRQHVVHYLMNEKKYPRSLINVEKVLTVNGLRKRYDVVVFNPDGSIHILVECKAPEVKISQATFDQIARYNMTMQARFLKVTNGLHHYYCQMDFENEKYEFLKSLPDYKEIY, from the coding sequence ATGCAGCGATTAAATTTTCCAATCTATAATTTTCGATTCAAAAATAACGAAAATAAAGTGTCCATTTTTGATGAAATCAGAAAAAAATTTATAATTCTTACCCCCGAAGAATGGGTTCGTCAGCATGTTGTTCATTATTTAATGAATGAAAAAAAATACCCCAGATCGCTGATAAACGTGGAGAAAGTTTTAACGGTCAATGGTTTACGAAAACGCTATGATGTTGTAGTTTTTAATCCGGATGGTTCTATACACATATTAGTAGAATGTAAAGCACCCGAAGTAAAAATATCGCAAGCAACTTTTGATCAGATTGCACGTTATAATATGACAATGCAGGCACGGTTTTTGAAAGTCACAAATGGTCTGCATCATTATTATTGTCAGATGGATTTTGAAAATGAAAAATATGAGTTTTTAAAATCCCTTCCCGATTACAAAGAAATTTATTAA
- a CDS encoding CAL67264 family membrane protein — protein sequence MGMNKNTVLGWATFIMVLMGLLLIGLGIFRYSDVSGWGFGAVGVGFFANAWVFNALKGRV from the coding sequence ATGGGAATGAATAAAAATACCGTTTTAGGATGGGCTACTTTTATAATGGTACTTATGGGATTGTTGCTGATAGGTCTTGGGATTTTTAGATACAGTGATGTGTCTGGCTGGGGCTTTGGTGCTGTTGGTGTTGGTTTTTTTGCTAATGCCTGGGTTTTTAATGCTTTGAAAGGGAGAGTTTAA